The Pseudomonas sp. R4-35-07 genome contains a region encoding:
- a CDS encoding ribose ABC transporter permease, translating into MAESNIATPTTGKAERVRELMRTVGMLPVLVLLLVGFALASENFLTMQNLSIITQQASVNVVLAAGMTFVILTAGIDLSVGAILAASAVVALQASMSPQFGMFGIAAGIGFGLLLGLVNGGLIAFMRLPPFIVTLGALTAMRGLARLLADDKTVFNPDLPFAFIGNDSILGVPWLVVIAVAVVALSWFILRRTVMGVQIYSVGGNPEAARLSGIKVWKVLLFVYAMSGALAGLGAVMSASRLFAANGLQLGQSYELDAIAAVILGGTSFTGGVGTIGGTLIGALIIAVLTNGLVLLGVSDIWQYIIKGIVIIGAVALDRYRQSGART; encoded by the coding sequence ATGGCTGAATCGAATATCGCAACACCAACGACGGGCAAGGCTGAACGCGTACGCGAGCTGATGCGCACGGTGGGCATGTTGCCGGTGCTGGTGCTGCTGCTGGTGGGCTTTGCCCTGGCCAGCGAAAACTTCCTGACGATGCAGAACCTGTCGATCATCACGCAGCAGGCCTCAGTGAATGTGGTGTTGGCGGCCGGCATGACGTTCGTGATTCTCACGGCGGGTATCGACCTGTCCGTCGGCGCGATCCTCGCGGCGTCGGCGGTGGTCGCCCTGCAGGCGTCGATGTCGCCGCAGTTCGGCATGTTCGGGATTGCCGCCGGTATCGGCTTCGGCCTGTTGCTGGGCCTGGTCAACGGCGGATTGATCGCGTTCATGCGCCTGCCGCCGTTTATTGTCACCCTCGGCGCGCTGACCGCCATGCGCGGCTTGGCGCGCTTGCTGGCCGATGACAAGACGGTGTTCAACCCGGATTTGCCGTTTGCCTTTATCGGCAACGACTCGATCCTCGGCGTGCCGTGGCTGGTGGTCATCGCCGTGGCCGTGGTGGCGCTGTCGTGGTTCATCCTGCGCCGCACAGTGATGGGCGTGCAGATCTACTCGGTGGGCGGCAACCCGGAAGCCGCGCGGCTGTCGGGAATCAAGGTGTGGAAAGTGCTGTTGTTCGTCTACGCCATGTCCGGCGCCCTGGCCGGGCTTGGCGCGGTGATGAGCGCCTCGCGCCTGTTCGCCGCCAATGGCTTGCAATTGGGCCAGTCCTACGAGCTGGATGCGATCGCGGCGGTGATCCTCGGCGGCACCAGTTTCACCGGCGGCGTCGGCACCATCGGCGGCACGCTGATCGGCGCACTGATCATCGCGGTGCTCACCAATGGCCTGGTGCTGTTGGGGGTATCGGATATCTGGCAGTACATCATCAAGGGCATCGTGATCATCGGCGCGGTGGCGCTGGATCGCTATCGCCAGTCCGGCGCCCGAACCTGA
- a CDS encoding ABC transporter substrate-binding protein produces the protein MNVKRIFPVIALAALMSQAVQARELKALGISMGSLGNPYFVTLADGATAQAKALNPNVKVTSVSADYDLSKQFSQIDNFISSKVDLILINAVDPSAMASAIKKARDAGIVVVAVDVDAKGVNATVQTDNVEAGKLACQYLVDKLSGKGNVIIQNGPQVTAVTDRVKGCKAALATAPDIKVLSDDQDAKGSREGGLNAMQGYLTRFPKIDGLFAINDPQAIGSDLAAKQLKRSGIIITSVDGAPDIENALKTDTQIQASASQDPWAMAQTAVNVGNDLLNDKAPAEAVTLLTPKLITRDNVGSYSGWSSKH, from the coding sequence ATGAACGTCAAACGTATCTTCCCCGTCATTGCCTTGGCTGCCCTGATGTCCCAGGCCGTGCAGGCCCGCGAACTCAAGGCGCTGGGCATCAGCATGGGCTCGTTGGGCAACCCGTATTTCGTGACCCTGGCCGACGGCGCCACGGCGCAGGCGAAGGCACTCAACCCCAACGTCAAGGTGACGTCTGTGTCGGCTGACTATGATTTGAGCAAGCAGTTCTCGCAGATCGACAACTTCATCTCGTCCAAGGTCGACCTGATCCTGATCAACGCCGTCGACCCGTCCGCCATGGCCTCGGCGATCAAGAAAGCCCGCGACGCCGGCATTGTGGTGGTGGCGGTGGATGTGGACGCCAAGGGCGTGAACGCCACGGTGCAGACCGACAACGTCGAAGCCGGCAAGCTGGCCTGCCAGTACCTGGTGGACAAGCTGTCGGGCAAAGGCAATGTGATCATCCAGAACGGCCCGCAAGTCACCGCCGTGACCGACCGTGTCAAAGGCTGCAAGGCCGCCCTGGCCACCGCGCCGGACATCAAGGTGCTGTCCGACGACCAGGACGCCAAGGGCTCGCGCGAAGGCGGCCTGAACGCGATGCAGGGTTACCTGACACGCTTCCCGAAAATCGACGGGCTGTTCGCGATCAACGACCCGCAAGCCATCGGCAGCGACCTGGCGGCCAAGCAGCTCAAGCGCAGCGGCATCATCATTACCTCGGTGGACGGCGCGCCGGATATCGAGAATGCGCTCAAGACCGACACACAGATCCAGGCCTCCGCCAGCCAGGACCCATGGGCCATGGCCCAGACTGCGGTGAACGTCGGCAATGACTTGCTCAATGATAAGGCCCCGGCCGAAGCGGTGACCCTGCTCACGCCCAAACTCATCACCCGTGACAACGTCGGCAGCTACAGCGGCTGGTCGAGCAAGCACTGA
- a CDS encoding LacI family DNA-binding transcriptional regulator codes for MVTMDDVASRAGVSPSTVSHVLNGTRKVSPATVQAVQRAIRELGYIPNTLARALARSTTNTIGVAISALSNHYFSETVHAIETECARHGYMMLFVDTHDDPEQELRVVTALHHRRVDGIVLAPSNGSLALDYLRANELPAVLVDRMMSEQFDQVGVENSQATQALIEHLIAHGHRRIGFIAGRAGFSTTDERVAGYQAALQAAGLAFDPRLLVNGGSNTEPARQATRQLLSLAEPPTAIMAGNNLMTLGAMHALRDAQIEVPGHMALVGFDDFEWADFFVPRLTLIAQPVQQLGARAVELLLQRMATPTAPKHSVRLAPRLQVRNSCGCD; via the coding sequence GTGGTCACCATGGACGACGTGGCAAGCAGGGCCGGCGTGTCGCCGTCGACCGTGTCCCACGTGTTGAACGGCACCCGCAAGGTCAGCCCGGCCACGGTGCAGGCGGTACAGCGTGCGATCCGGGAGCTGGGCTACATCCCCAACACCCTGGCGCGCGCGCTGGCCCGTTCCACCACCAACACCATTGGCGTGGCGATCTCGGCGCTGTCCAACCATTACTTCAGCGAGACGGTGCACGCGATTGAAACCGAGTGCGCCCGGCACGGCTACATGATGCTGTTTGTCGACACCCACGACGACCCGGAGCAGGAATTACGCGTGGTCACCGCGCTGCATCACCGACGGGTGGACGGGATTGTGCTGGCGCCGTCGAACGGCTCGCTGGCGCTGGACTACCTGCGCGCCAATGAGCTGCCTGCGGTGCTGGTCGATCGCATGATGAGCGAGCAGTTCGATCAGGTCGGGGTGGAGAATAGCCAGGCCACCCAGGCGTTGATCGAGCACCTGATCGCCCACGGGCACCGGCGCATCGGCTTTATCGCCGGGCGTGCGGGCTTCAGCACCACCGATGAGCGGGTGGCGGGCTACCAGGCCGCGTTGCAGGCGGCGGGGCTGGCGTTCGATCCACGGTTGCTGGTCAACGGCGGCTCCAATACCGAGCCGGCCCGCCAGGCCACCCGGCAGTTGCTGAGCCTGGCCGAACCGCCGACCGCCATCATGGCCGGCAATAACCTGATGACCCTCGGCGCCATGCACGCCCTGCGTGATGCACAGATCGAAGTGCCGGGGCACATGGCGTTGGTCGGCTTCGATGATTTCGAATGGGCGGACTTTTTCGTGCCGCGCCTGACCTTGATCGCACAGCCGGTCCAGCAACTCGGCGCCCGCGCGGTCGAGCTGTTGCTGCAACGCATGGCGACCCCCACTGCACCCAAGCACAGCGTGCGCCTGGCGCCACGCCTGCAGGTGCGTAATTCCTGTGGCTGTGATTGA
- the xylB gene encoding xylulokinase yields the protein MNRPVSLGIDLGTSELKAILMDLDGNVLARAGVHLSVSRRHGGWSEQAPEDWWQACLQALDSLRTHEAFARVACIGLSGQMHGAVLLGADNRVLYPAILWDDSRAVRQAEQLGTGYAEITGSLPMAGLTAPKLLWLQQHEPEVFKAIDCVLSPKDYLRLRLCGERISEMSDAAGTLWLDVARREWFTPMLRATGLTPAHMPRLVEGGAASTGVTAAGLGLSPQVVIAGGGGDNPAAAVGIGAIDAGDGFITLGTSAAIVAITAHAAGNPASAVHSFCHALPERWYTMGAMLAGASCLRWVTRLTGTADEQTLLEQVQAQLPIEHAVPLSTPLFLPYLAGERTPHNDPLLRGGFMGLGHDCAPAMLGYAVMEGVGFGLLDAWRAVQSTGAEVKSFALVGGGARSEYWAQLLANILQREVFTLHGSELSACIGAAKLGFMAIGEGADLLAAGMPVKARYVPDEQVQPVLAARYGKFQGLLAAAKALRD from the coding sequence ATGAACCGTCCCGTTTCCCTTGGTATAGACCTTGGCACCTCCGAACTCAAAGCCATCCTCATGGACCTCGACGGCAACGTGCTGGCCCGCGCGGGCGTGCACTTGAGTGTGTCGCGCCGCCATGGCGGCTGGTCCGAGCAGGCGCCCGAAGACTGGTGGCAGGCCTGCCTTCAGGCACTGGATTCACTGCGCACCCATGAGGCGTTTGCCCGCGTGGCCTGTATCGGCCTGTCGGGGCAGATGCACGGCGCGGTATTGCTGGGGGCCGACAACCGCGTGTTGTACCCGGCAATCCTGTGGGACGACTCCCGCGCGGTTCGGCAGGCAGAACAACTGGGCACCGGCTATGCCGAGATCACCGGCAGTTTGCCGATGGCCGGGTTGACCGCGCCGAAACTACTCTGGCTGCAACAGCACGAGCCCGAGGTGTTCAAGGCGATTGATTGCGTGCTGTCGCCCAAGGATTACCTGCGCTTGCGCCTGTGCGGGGAGCGGATCAGCGAGATGTCGGACGCCGCCGGCACCCTGTGGCTGGACGTGGCGCGGCGTGAATGGTTTACCCCGATGCTGCGCGCCACCGGCCTGACGCCTGCGCACATGCCCCGACTGGTGGAGGGCGGTGCCGCAAGCACTGGTGTCACGGCCGCTGGCTTGGGCTTGTCGCCGCAGGTGGTGATCGCCGGGGGCGGCGGCGATAACCCGGCAGCGGCCGTCGGGATCGGCGCTATCGATGCCGGTGACGGGTTTATCACCCTGGGCACCAGCGCGGCGATTGTCGCGATTACTGCGCACGCCGCCGGCAACCCGGCCAGTGCGGTGCACAGCTTTTGCCATGCGCTGCCCGAGCGCTGGTACACCATGGGCGCCATGCTGGCCGGCGCCAGTTGCTTGCGCTGGGTAACGCGCCTGACGGGCACGGCGGATGAACAAACGCTGTTGGAGCAGGTGCAGGCGCAACTGCCAATCGAACACGCGGTGCCGCTGTCCACCCCGTTGTTTCTGCCGTACCTGGCGGGTGAGCGTACGCCGCATAACGACCCCTTGCTGCGCGGCGGCTTCATGGGGCTTGGCCATGACTGCGCACCGGCGATGCTTGGCTATGCGGTGATGGAAGGCGTGGGGTTTGGCTTGCTCGACGCCTGGCGCGCGGTGCAGTCGACCGGGGCTGAGGTCAAATCCTTCGCGCTCGTCGGCGGCGGGGCGCGCAGTGAGTATTGGGCGCAACTGCTGGCGAATATTCTGCAGCGGGAGGTTTTTACCCTGCATGGCAGCGAACTGAGCGCGTGCATCGGGGCGGCGAAATTGGGGTTCATGGCCATCGGGGAGGGCGCTGATTTGCTGGCGGCGGGGATGCCGGTGAAGGCGCGGTATGTACCCGATGAGCAAGTGCAGCCGGTGTTGGCGGCGCGGTATGGCAAATTCCAGGGGTTGCTTGCTGCAGCCAAAGCCCTCCGGGATTGA
- a CDS encoding Lrp/AsnC family transcriptional regulator, with the protein MIDTIDQQLIAALMDDSRLSLKALAGITGLSSPSVGERLRRLEERGVLTHYTVDIDPKHFGYLLQAIVRIRPLPGKLQEVERQIQAIPEFTECDKVTGEDCFIARLHVRTMDHLDSLLDRINGYAETNTAIVKKTPVKRRLPPLTD; encoded by the coding sequence ATGATTGACACCATCGACCAGCAACTGATCGCAGCCTTGATGGATGATTCGCGTCTGTCCCTCAAAGCCCTGGCCGGCATCACCGGGCTGTCTTCGCCAAGCGTCGGCGAGCGCTTGCGCCGCCTGGAGGAGCGCGGCGTGTTGACCCACTACACCGTCGATATCGATCCCAAACACTTTGGCTACCTGCTGCAGGCCATCGTGCGCATCCGTCCCCTGCCCGGCAAGTTGCAGGAAGTGGAACGCCAGATCCAGGCAATCCCCGAATTCACCGAATGCGACAAAGTCACCGGCGAAGACTGCTTCATCGCCCGCCTGCATGTGCGCACCATGGACCACCTGGACAGCCTGCTCGACCGGATTAATGGGTATGCCGAAACCAACACCGCCATCGTTAAAAAAACCCCGGTGAAACGGCGCTTGCCGCCGTTGACCGACTGA
- a CDS encoding DMT family transporter — protein sequence MDTAVRRGTWEMIAAMLISGTIGWFVLVSGVSVIEVVFWRCVIGALALLLVCAWLGYLRLDLLSWARFGLAVLSGVAIVGNWLLLFESYSRASIAISTAVYNVQPFLLVMLAALFLGEKITLQKMAWLSVAFLGMLAIVTAHGEQPAGEDYLTGIALALGAALLYAIAALIIKQLKQVPPHLMALIQVATGAVLLAPLVPWDRLPTSTDAWAALATLGLVHTGLMYVLLYGAIQKLPTAMTGALSFIYPIAAIFVDWIAFGHRLGWLQWLGVAAILLAAAGLQRGWWWPRSFGRSELAREER from the coding sequence ATGGATACAGCTGTCCGTCGCGGAACCTGGGAAATGATCGCCGCCATGCTGATCTCCGGCACCATCGGCTGGTTTGTGCTGGTGTCGGGCGTGTCGGTGATCGAAGTGGTGTTCTGGCGCTGCGTGATCGGCGCGCTGGCGCTGCTGCTGGTGTGCGCCTGGCTCGGCTACCTGAGGCTGGACTTGCTCAGTTGGGCCAGGTTCGGGCTGGCGGTACTCAGCGGTGTAGCCATCGTCGGCAACTGGCTGCTGCTGTTCGAATCCTACTCGCGTGCGTCAATCGCCATCAGTACGGCGGTGTACAACGTGCAACCGTTTCTATTGGTGATGCTGGCGGCGCTGTTTCTCGGAGAGAAAATCACTCTGCAGAAAATGGCCTGGTTGAGTGTGGCGTTCCTGGGCATGCTGGCGATTGTCACGGCCCATGGTGAACAACCGGCTGGCGAGGACTATTTGACCGGCATCGCGCTGGCCCTGGGCGCGGCGTTGTTGTACGCGATTGCAGCGCTGATCATCAAGCAACTCAAGCAAGTGCCGCCGCATTTGATGGCGTTGATCCAGGTGGCCACCGGCGCGGTATTGCTGGCGCCGCTGGTGCCTTGGGACCGCTTGCCCACGTCGACCGATGCCTGGGCAGCACTCGCCACCCTCGGCCTGGTGCACACGGGGTTGATGTATGTGTTGTTGTACGGGGCGATACAGAAGCTGCCGACTGCGATGACCGGCGCCTTGTCGTTCATCTACCCGATTGCGGCAATTTTCGTCGACTGGATCGCCTTCGGGCATCGCCTTGGATGGCTGCAATGGTTGGGCGTGGCGGCGATTCTGCTGGCGGCGGCAGGGTTGCAGCGGGGCTGGTGGTGGCCCCGTAGCTTCGGTAGGAGCGAGCTTGCTCGCGAAGAACGCTAA
- a CDS encoding U32 family peptidase, producing the protein MSLPKHHLELLSPARDVAIAREAILHGADAIYIGGPSFGARHNACNEVSDIAQLVEFARRYHARVFTTINTILHDNELEPARKLIHQLYDAGVDALIVQDLGVMELDIPPIELHASTQTDIRTLGRAKFLDQAGFSQLVLARELNLQEIRAIADETDAAIEFFIHGALCVAFSGQCNISHAQNGRSANRGDCSQACRLPYTLKDDQGRVVAFEKHLLSMKDNNQSANLRALVEAGVRSFKIEGRYKDMGYVKNITAYYRQRLDEILEDRPDLARASSGRTAHFFLPDPEKTFHRGSTDYFVSDRKIDIGAFDTPTFTGLPVGVVEKAGKRDLQVVTHEPLSNGDGLNVLVKREVVGFRANIAEPKGEFEEDGEKRYRYRVEPNEMPAGLHQLRPNHPLNRNLDHNWQQALLKTSAERRIGLAWVARLREEQLQITATSEEGISASVTLPGPFGVANKPEQALDTLRDLLGQLGTTEYHATRIELDAPHAFFIPNSQLKALRREVIEALTVARVAAHPRGGRKAETTPPPVYPDAHLSFLANVYNQKARDFYHRHGVKLIDAAFEAHEETGEVPVMITKHCLRFSFNLCPKQAKGVTGVKTKVAPMQLIHGDEVLTLKFDCKPCEMHVVGKIKGHILGLPQPGSAVEHFNPENIIFQGTH; encoded by the coding sequence ATGTCCTTGCCCAAGCATCACCTGGAATTGCTCAGCCCTGCCCGCGATGTGGCCATCGCACGCGAGGCTATCCTGCATGGCGCCGACGCCATTTATATCGGTGGGCCGAGCTTCGGCGCCCGTCACAATGCCTGTAACGAGGTGAGCGATATCGCGCAACTGGTGGAATTCGCCCGCCGTTACCACGCTCGCGTCTTCACCACCATCAACACCATCTTGCATGACAACGAGCTGGAGCCGGCGCGCAAGTTGATCCACCAGCTCTACGACGCCGGTGTCGATGCCTTGATCGTGCAAGACCTGGGCGTGATGGAGCTGGATATTCCGCCCATCGAGCTGCACGCCAGCACCCAGACCGATATTCGCACCCTGGGCCGCGCCAAGTTTCTCGACCAGGCCGGTTTCTCCCAGTTGGTACTGGCCCGCGAGCTGAACCTGCAAGAGATCCGCGCCATCGCCGACGAGACCGATGCCGCCATCGAGTTCTTCATCCATGGCGCCTTGTGCGTGGCGTTCTCCGGGCAGTGCAATATTTCCCACGCGCAGAACGGCCGCAGCGCCAACCGTGGCGATTGCTCCCAGGCGTGCCGCCTGCCGTATACCTTGAAAGATGATCAGGGCCGCGTCGTCGCCTTTGAAAAGCACCTGCTGTCGATGAAAGACAACAACCAGAGCGCCAACCTGCGCGCACTGGTCGAAGCCGGCGTGCGTTCGTTCAAGATCGAAGGCCGCTACAAGGACATGGGCTATGTGAAGAACATCACCGCCTATTACCGCCAGCGCCTCGACGAAATCCTCGAAGACCGCCCGGACCTGGCCCGCGCTTCCAGCGGGCGTACCGCGCACTTCTTCCTGCCCGACCCGGAAAAAACCTTCCACCGTGGCAGTACCGACTACTTTGTCAGCGACCGCAAGATCGATATCGGCGCCTTCGACACCCCGACCTTCACCGGCCTGCCGGTGGGTGTGGTGGAAAAAGCCGGCAAGCGCGACTTGCAGGTGGTCACCCATGAGCCGCTGTCCAACGGCGACGGCCTCAATGTACTGGTCAAGCGTGAAGTGGTGGGGTTCCGCGCCAACATCGCCGAGCCCAAGGGCGAATTCGAGGAAGACGGCGAGAAGCGCTATCGCTACCGCGTCGAACCGAACGAAATGCCGGCGGGCCTGCACCAGCTGCGCCCGAATCACCCGTTGAACCGCAATCTGGACCATAACTGGCAACAGGCGCTGCTCAAGACCTCGGCCGAGCGCCGTATCGGCCTGGCGTGGGTGGCGCGCCTGCGTGAAGAACAGTTGCAAATCACCGCCACCAGCGAAGAAGGCATCAGCGCCAGCGTCACCCTGCCCGGCCCGTTTGGCGTGGCCAACAAGCCGGAACAGGCCCTGGATACCCTGCGCGACCTGCTGGGCCAGCTCGGTACTACCGAGTACCACGCCACCCGCATCGAGCTGGACGCGCCGCACGCGTTCTTCATTCCCAACTCGCAGCTCAAGGCGCTACGCCGTGAAGTGATCGAAGCGCTGACCGTCGCTCGCGTCGCCGCGCACCCGCGCGGTGGACGCAAGGCCGAGACCACGCCGCCGCCGGTGTACCCGGACGCGCACCTGTCGTTCCTGGCCAACGTCTACAACCAGAAGGCCCGCGACTTTTACCACCGTCACGGTGTGAAGCTGATCGATGCCGCCTTCGAGGCCCACGAAGAAACCGGCGAAGTGCCGGTGATGATCACCAAGCACTGCCTGCGTTTCTCGTTCAACCTGTGCCCTAAACAGGCCAAGGGCGTGACGGGGGTGAAAACCAAGGTGGCGCCGATGCAGTTGATCCATGGCGATGAGGTACTGACGCTGAAGTTCGACTGCAAACCGTGCGAAATGCACGTGGTCGGCAAGATCAAGGGGCACATCCTCGGATTGCCGCAGCCGGGCAGCGCGGTGGAGCATTTCAACCCGGAAAACATCATTTTCCAGGGCACACACTGA
- a CDS encoding RidA family protein has protein sequence MANHDLTFTPDPDADSISSDVIGFNGILVSTQIPTHADGSLELGDITLQSECTLQALKVALENAGSSMDRVMHLTIYLTDMADRAAFNEVYKRFFAKPWPVRAAVGVAALAVEGMRVEVTAMAAKA, from the coding sequence ATGGCCAACCACGACCTGACCTTCACACCTGACCCGGATGCCGACTCGATCTCTTCCGACGTGATCGGCTTCAACGGCATCCTGGTCTCCACCCAGATTCCAACCCACGCCGACGGCAGCCTGGAGCTGGGCGATATCACGCTGCAAAGCGAATGCACCCTGCAAGCGCTGAAAGTCGCGCTGGAAAACGCCGGCAGTTCCATGGACCGGGTCATGCACCTGACCATCTACCTGACCGACATGGCCGACCGCGCCGCGTTCAACGAAGTCTACAAACGCTTTTTCGCCAAGCCATGGCCGGTACGGGCTGCGGTGGGTGTTGCCGCGTTGGCTGTAGAAGGTATGCGTGTTGAAGTAACGGCGATGGCGGCCAAGGCCTGA
- a CDS encoding oxaloacetate decarboxylase: MPKISHSALRRHFRELLATPICVETASVFDPMSARIAADLGFEVGILGGSVASLQVLAAPDFALITLSEFVEQATRIGRVAQLPFIADADHGYGNALNVMRTVEELERAGVAALTIEDTLLPAQFGRKSTDLISVEEGIGKVKAALEARVDPELSIIARTNAGVLPTEDVIARTQAYEKAGADGICMVGVKDFDHLEKIAENLTVPLMLVTYGNPQLHDSERLASLGVRIVVAGHGAYFAAIKATYDSLRAQRQLTHSTSNLSATELTHTYTLPESYVAWAEEFMDVKE, from the coding sequence ATGCCCAAGATTTCTCACTCAGCGCTGCGCCGTCACTTCCGCGAACTGCTTGCCACGCCCATCTGTGTTGAAACCGCCTCGGTTTTCGACCCCATGTCCGCCCGTATCGCGGCCGACCTGGGTTTTGAGGTGGGTATTCTCGGCGGCTCCGTCGCCTCCCTGCAGGTACTGGCGGCACCCGATTTCGCGTTGATTACCCTGAGTGAGTTCGTCGAACAGGCCACCCGCATCGGCCGCGTCGCACAGTTGCCGTTCATTGCCGACGCCGACCACGGCTACGGCAATGCCCTGAACGTGATGCGTACGGTTGAAGAGCTGGAACGCGCTGGCGTCGCGGCGCTGACCATTGAAGATACCCTGCTGCCTGCGCAATTCGGGCGTAAATCCACGGACTTGATCTCCGTCGAAGAAGGCATCGGCAAGGTCAAGGCGGCTCTGGAGGCGCGTGTCGATCCTGAACTGTCGATCATCGCGCGCACCAACGCCGGCGTATTGCCCACCGAAGACGTGATTGCGCGCACCCAGGCCTATGAAAAGGCCGGCGCCGACGGAATCTGCATGGTCGGCGTCAAAGACTTCGACCACCTGGAAAAAATCGCCGAAAACCTCACGGTACCGCTGATGCTGGTGACCTACGGCAACCCCCAACTGCACGACAGCGAGCGCCTGGCGAGCCTGGGCGTGCGCATCGTGGTGGCCGGGCATGGCGCCTACTTTGCCGCGATCAAGGCCACTTACGACAGCCTGCGCGCGCAACGGCAGTTGACCCACAGCACCTCGAACCTCAGCGCGACCGAGCTGACCCACACCTACACATTGCCGGAGAGCTATGTGGCGTGGGCTGAGGAGTTCATGGACGTGAAAGAGTAA
- a CDS encoding ABC transporter substrate-binding protein, protein MRYLSKLATGMAAALICFTAHAQTLVVGDQSYNAQAAMEAAGVLEDLPYTLEWKQFTAGSPVAEALNVGSLDIGLLGDAPVLFLGALGAPIKVIAVSRQNLAGVAILVKQDSSIHSLADLAGKRAAIWKGSWSQQLLLSALDNAGVARDALQLRYLSALDASHALEGGSVDVIATWEPYVTQQERQGARVLATAEGLIPAQSFIAANATAVDDKRAPINDFLQRLKKARDWARQSPANTNAYADAWAKRTRADAEIARAWFARARTTVEPLTAQAPVEAQKTVDFFASEGLIKAYPAASLFDPSFAAALQPAVAQAQP, encoded by the coding sequence GTGCGTTACCTGTCAAAACTGGCGACCGGCATGGCCGCCGCATTGATCTGCTTCACCGCCCATGCGCAAACGCTGGTAGTGGGCGATCAAAGCTATAACGCCCAAGCCGCGATGGAAGCGGCGGGGGTGCTTGAGGATCTTCCCTACACCCTTGAATGGAAGCAGTTCACGGCCGGATCGCCGGTGGCCGAAGCGCTCAACGTCGGCAGCCTGGATATCGGCCTGCTCGGCGACGCGCCGGTGTTGTTCCTGGGCGCATTGGGCGCGCCGATCAAGGTGATCGCCGTCAGCCGGCAAAACCTGGCGGGCGTGGCGATTCTGGTCAAGCAGGATTCGTCGATCCACAGCCTGGCGGACCTGGCGGGCAAACGTGCAGCCATCTGGAAAGGCTCCTGGAGCCAGCAACTGCTGCTGAGCGCACTGGATAACGCCGGCGTTGCCCGCGACGCGCTGCAGTTGCGTTACCTCAGTGCACTGGATGCGTCCCATGCGCTGGAAGGCGGCTCGGTCGATGTCATCGCCACCTGGGAGCCTTATGTGACCCAGCAGGAACGCCAAGGTGCACGGGTACTCGCGACGGCCGAGGGGTTGATTCCCGCCCAGAGTTTTATCGCCGCCAATGCCACTGCGGTCGACGACAAACGCGCGCCCATCAACGACTTTCTCCAGCGCCTGAAAAAAGCCCGTGACTGGGCACGCCAGAGCCCGGCCAACACCAACGCCTACGCTGACGCATGGGCCAAACGCACCCGCGCCGACGCTGAAATCGCCCGCGCCTGGTTTGCCAGGGCACGCACCACGGTTGAACCGCTGACTGCCCAGGCACCGGTCGAAGCGCAAAAGACCGTGGACTTCTTCGCCAGCGAAGGCCTGATCAAGGCTTACCCGGCCGCCAGCCTGTTCGACCCGTCATTCGCTGCGGCCCTGCAGCCCGCCGTCGCCCAGGCACAGCCCTGA